One Thermosipho atlanticus DSM 15807 DNA window includes the following coding sequences:
- the thiI gene encoding tRNA uracil 4-sulfurtransferase ThiI has product MEKVVLVRYAEIGLKGRNRGYFESKLIENIRKIVKPPEINKRYGRIVIRLKEQLFEEIEDKLKYVFGIQNYSFAYAVVHDIEKIKKAAFELMKLNLKQQKTFKVETKRSFKQFPMKSQEMSAYIGAYLLEQFPQLKVDVHNPEITVGIEIKEKEVFVFIDKKKLYGGLPVGVSGKALLLLSGGIDSPVAGWYMLKRGVNIETISFLSPPFTTEKSVKKILDLANILANYVPDSLRAWIVPFTEIQQYIKNNVPDRYSLIVQRRSMMRIANKLAAKIKAKALITGENVGQVASQTLTNLHSIENVSKLPVLRPLIGFDKTEIVNKSKEIGTYEISILPYIDSCVAFAPKNPATSSSINKLEVIESKLKKLSTLEETVFEKIKKYVIGRNV; this is encoded by the coding sequence TTGGAGAAAGTCGTACTTGTTAGATATGCAGAAATTGGTTTAAAAGGTAGGAATAGAGGTTATTTTGAAAGTAAATTAATAGAAAATATAAGAAAAATCGTAAAGCCACCCGAAATCAACAAAAGGTATGGAAGAATTGTTATAAGGTTGAAAGAACAATTATTTGAGGAAATAGAAGATAAACTTAAATATGTATTTGGAATTCAAAATTATAGCTTTGCTTATGCGGTAGTACATGATATTGAAAAGATAAAGAAAGCAGCTTTTGAATTGATGAAGCTAAATTTGAAACAGCAGAAAACGTTTAAAGTTGAAACAAAAAGATCGTTTAAACAGTTTCCGATGAAATCTCAAGAGATGAGTGCTTACATTGGTGCTTATTTGTTAGAACAATTTCCCCAATTGAAAGTTGATGTTCATAATCCGGAAATAACTGTAGGAATAGAAATAAAAGAGAAAGAAGTGTTTGTATTTATTGATAAGAAGAAATTATATGGAGGGTTACCAGTTGGAGTTTCTGGAAAAGCTTTGTTATTATTAAGTGGAGGAATAGATAGTCCTGTTGCTGGTTGGTATATGTTGAAAAGAGGTGTGAATATTGAAACTATTAGTTTCTTAAGTCCACCTTTTACTACTGAAAAATCAGTAAAAAAAATATTGGATCTTGCAAACATTTTGGCAAACTATGTACCAGATTCTCTTAGGGCGTGGATTGTTCCTTTTACAGAAATTCAACAATATATTAAGAATAATGTTCCTGACAGATATTCACTAATTGTTCAAAGAAGAAGTATGATGAGAATAGCAAACAAATTAGCAGCCAAAATAAAGGCAAAAGCACTTATAACTGGAGAAAATGTAGGTCAAGTTGCAAGTCAGACATTGACAAACTTGCATAGTATCGAAAATGTTTCTAAATTACCTGTCTTAAGACCTTTAATAGGTTTTGACAAAACAGAGATTGTAAATAAATCGAAAGAAATTGGTACATATGAAATTTCTATTTTGCCTTATATTGACAGCTGTGTCGCGTTTGCTCCCAAAAATCCTGCCACTAGTTCCTCAATTAATAAACTTGAGGTAATTGAAAGTAAATTGAAAAAGCTTTCGACTTTGGAGGAAACAGTTTTTGAAAAGATAAAAAAATATGTTATTGGGAGGAATGTATGA
- a CDS encoding lysophospholipid acyltransferase family protein → MKRVISFFYTIYLFVGATIYVFVYGGIVLMIGGLLRLFSKNLSKKFVVKQIETFGRMAFKLLGIKVYKFGEISKTDNNFLIVSNHQSALDIPLVIGYVTPAAFIAKKELAKVPGINWYLKYLNSVLIDRGNIRQTAAALKEVVKRLRRGVHFIIFPEGTRSEDGKVLSFKPRSLELAFKYKVKVLPVSIWGLHRVWKKKRFLIERHPVYIKIHDFIDPKDFNSEEELRIHVENVIKEGVEFLERRHYSEES, encoded by the coding sequence ATGAAAAGAGTTATAAGTTTTTTTTATACAATTTACTTATTTGTTGGAGCAACTATATATGTATTTGTATATGGTGGAATAGTATTAATGATTGGTGGATTGTTAAGATTATTTAGTAAAAACCTTTCGAAAAAGTTTGTTGTTAAACAAATTGAAACATTTGGTAGAATGGCTTTCAAACTTTTAGGGATAAAAGTATATAAATTTGGGGAGATTAGTAAAACAGATAACAACTTTTTAATAGTGTCTAATCATCAAAGTGCACTTGATATTCCACTTGTTATAGGTTATGTAACTCCTGCTGCTTTTATTGCAAAAAAAGAGTTAGCAAAGGTTCCAGGAATTAATTGGTATTTAAAATATTTAAATAGTGTGTTGATTGATAGAGGAAATATTAGGCAAACTGCTGCAGCACTAAAAGAAGTGGTTAAAAGATTAAGACGTGGAGTACATTTCATTATTTTTCCGGAGGGAACCAGAAGTGAGGATGGAAAGGTTTTATCTTTTAAACCAAGAAGTTTGGAATTAGCATTTAAGTATAAAGTAAAAGTTTTGCCAGTTTCAATTTGGGGACTTCATAGGGTATGGAAAAAGAAAAGATTTTTAATTGAAAGACATCCGGTATATATTAAAATACACGATTTTATTGATCCAAAAGATTTTAATAGTGAGGAAGAACTTCGAATTCATGTAGAAAATGTGATAAAAGAAGGAGTGGAATTTTTAGAAAGGAGGCATTATAGTGAAGAAAGCTAA
- a CDS encoding bifunctional nuclease family protein, whose amino-acid sequence MKKAKVRALVLDKLNNAPVVLLEIEGTKKLLPIWIGACEASIIAMILERNEFERPLTHDLMLNIIEGLEAKVENVVIHKIENSTFYAKVVLKDLTIPPEESEEQFVEFDARPSDCIIIALKTNSPIFVSDEIVDSHAMEFEGKAFETEDDEFRKFVENLDINEFRKRIKKDETQNNENDN is encoded by the coding sequence GTGAAGAAAGCTAAAGTAAGAGCGCTTGTTTTGGATAAATTAAATAACGCTCCGGTTGTTTTATTGGAAATTGAAGGTACAAAAAAGTTATTACCTATTTGGATTGGTGCTTGTGAAGCAAGTATAATTGCTATGATCTTGGAAAGGAATGAATTTGAAAGACCACTTACCCATGATTTAATGTTAAATATTATTGAAGGTCTTGAAGCAAAGGTTGAAAATGTTGTGATACATAAGATAGAAAATAGTACATTTTATGCCAAAGTGGTATTGAAAGATCTGACTATTCCTCCTGAAGAGAGTGAGGAACAATTCGTAGAGTTTGATGCTAGGCCTTCAGATTGTATCATAATTGCTTTGAAAACTAATTCTCCAATTTTTGTTTCAGATGAAATAGTAGACTCGCATGCTATGGAATTTGAAGGCAAGGCTTTTGAGACAGAAGATGATGAATTTAGAAAATTTGTGGAAAACTTAGATATCAATGAATTTAGGAAAAGAATAAAGAAAGACGAAACTCAAAATAATGAAAACGATAATTAA